The Rhodospirillales bacterium nucleotide sequence GCGGCACCGCCTTCAGGATGGCGCGGCGGACGTCGCCGTCGGTGACGGTGCCGAGCAGCCGGTCCGCGTCGTCCACCACCAGGCAAATCTGCTTCGACGAGGCATCGATGATGCGGATCGCCTCGGCCAGCGGGGCGCCGTCGCGCAACAGGGTGCTGCGCCAGTGGGTCATCGGGATGCCTCGGGGGTTGCCGTGTCGGCGAAGGTCTTAACGATCAGGCGCCGATCCAGCGGCACCGATTTCAGCACGGCGAGAATACGCGGCACGGCGCGGCCGTCGCCGTAGGAATTGACCAACCCGGCCAGGCCGGCGCGAAAGGCGGGATCGAGGGCGCGGCGCCAAGCGTCCGCGATCGCCGCGGCCTCGCCCGCGCAGGCAATGACGTTACGGTCGGCGAGTCGGCCTTTTTGGCGATCGCCGATATTGACCGTCGGCAGCTTGAAGCTTGCCGCCTCGATGATGCCCGACGAGGAATTGCCGACCATGCAATCGGCGTGGTTGAGCAGTTCGAGATAAAGATCCCGGCCGAGCGATTCGCGGTAGATGCATCCCGGACGGCTCGCGGCGAAGGCGCTAATGGCTTCGCGGATCGGGGCGTTGCCGGTGTCGGCATTGGGGGCGGTGAACACGACCTGGCTGTCGATGTTGGCGGCGGCTTTCAGCACGGCGGCGACGGCGTCCGCCGTCTTGTCCGCCGCCAGGGTCTCCGGGTGATAGGTCAGCAGGCTGACCGGGCGCTTGGGGTCGAGACCGAGGCCGCCGATCACGTCGGCGCGCGGCGAGGGGCGGAACGCGACGAGGGCATCAAGCCCGGGCTGGCCGGACAGGGTCACGCGCCAGGCCTCCTCGCCCATTTGCCGGATGCGCCGGGCGTAGAGTTCATGGGAGGGAAAATGCAGGTGCGCGAGCTTGGTCAGGGAATGGCGGATGGCCTCGTCGATGGCGCCCTCGGTCGACTCGCCGCCCGAGATATGCGCGATGGGGATGGCGAACGGCAAGGCGGCCAGCGCGGCGGGATAGGAGTCGTAACGATCCCCCAACACCACCAAAATGTCGGGCCGCCGGTTGGCGAAGGCGGCGGCGAAGCCGGAAACGCCGGCGGCGATGGTCCGGGCGACGGCCTCGGGCGAATCGCCGCCCTGGAAACTCGGCACCTCGACAATCACCTCGGCGGGTTCGGCGGCCTTCACTTCGTCCAAGGTATGGCCGTGGGCGCGGGAATGGTGCATGCCGGTGGCGTAGACGATCAGGTCAAGCTCCGGCGCGGCGCGGACCGCGTCCATCAGGCCGCGCAAGAGGCCGAAGTCGGCGCGGGCCGAAGTAACGATGCCGATCCGGCGGCGGCTCACGCGGCCGTCCCCGGCCTGAGGCGGCCAATGTCCTTCAGGGTCGTGATTATCTGGATCGT carries:
- a CDS encoding CBS domain-containing protein produces the protein MTHWRSTLLRDGAPLAEAIRIIDASSKQICLVVDDADRLLGTVTDGDVRRAILKAVP
- the neuC gene encoding UDP-N-acetylglucosamine 2-epimerase (hydrolyzing) — encoded protein: MLDDPDNHDPEGHWPPQAGDGRVSRRRIGIVTSARADFGLLRGLMDAVRAAPELDLIVYATGMHHSRAHGHTLDEVKAAEPAEVIVEVPSFQGGDSPEAVARTIAAGVSGFAAAFANRRPDILVVLGDRYDSYPAALAALPFAIPIAHISGGESTEGAIDEAIRHSLTKLAHLHFPSHELYARRIRQMGEEAWRVTLSGQPGLDALVAFRPSPRADVIGGLGLDPKRPVSLLTYHPETLAADKTADAVAAVLKAAANIDSQVVFTAPNADTGNAPIREAISAFAASRPGCIYRESLGRDLYLELLNHADCMVGNSSSGIIEAASFKLPTVNIGDRQKGRLADRNVIACAGEAAAIADAWRRALDPAFRAGLAGLVNSYGDGRAVPRILAVLKSVPLDRRLIVKTFADTATPEASR